One Mycobacterium kubicae genomic window carries:
- a CDS encoding DUF4226 domain-containing protein, whose translation MSSLDGLVAETGRVLSDARRLFGAAPLEASLPSAQQLMAGRAAVAPVGQAAAANWQGEAATTYAATNADQVHALDRTVAADGQVNPALTHAGQAAAAGARSMDNLIAQTRAGVSALAPSTRSAAGQQQLASFLQGQLNQAKGLLQNFQQRNAEIAGTIQSADYGRLSGSHGKESPPAAPLDSRTWKPGDKRHMPYDAGPGGMGPPNFPDSPPWVDIWDRSGADDPDKVPHYFVRSDEIPGYKVYPPGALGPPTVVDERGNPDPYVQLGPNTGVWVPQSAFPGAKIYPPGSNPLPPYGYDEWLPGSGIYMWHSDLTPEPYNPSGPLGPPTYPQEGH comes from the coding sequence ATGTCGTCACTCGATGGACTGGTGGCCGAGACAGGTCGCGTGCTCAGTGATGCTCGCCGGCTTTTCGGCGCGGCGCCCCTCGAAGCGTCGTTGCCTTCGGCGCAGCAGTTGATGGCGGGCCGAGCAGCTGTAGCGCCAGTGGGGCAGGCCGCAGCTGCCAATTGGCAAGGCGAGGCAGCGACGACCTACGCTGCGACCAACGCCGATCAGGTCCATGCGTTAGACCGCACGGTAGCCGCCGATGGCCAAGTCAATCCGGCGCTGACCCATGCCGGACAGGCCGCCGCGGCGGGAGCACGAAGCATGGACAACCTGATCGCTCAGACCCGCGCGGGGGTTAGCGCACTGGCCCCCAGCACACGTAGCGCCGCAGGGCAGCAGCAACTCGCCAGCTTTTTGCAGGGTCAGCTCAACCAGGCGAAGGGATTGCTGCAAAACTTCCAGCAGCGCAACGCTGAAATAGCCGGCACCATCCAAAGCGCTGACTACGGGCGCCTTTCCGGTAGCCACGGCAAGGAGTCACCACCTGCTGCGCCGCTGGATTCGCGCACGTGGAAGCCGGGTGATAAGCGGCATATGCCCTATGACGCCGGCCCGGGTGGGATGGGCCCGCCCAACTTTCCTGATTCGCCGCCGTGGGTTGATATATGGGACCGGTCAGGAGCAGACGACCCCGACAAAGTTCCGCACTACTTTGTCAGATCCGATGAAATCCCCGGCTACAAGGTGTATCCGCCCGGAGCCCTAGGGCCACCAACGGTCGTCGACGAACGCGGCAATCCAGACCCATATGTCCAGTTGGGCCCAAACACAGGCGTGTGGGTACCGCAGTCGGCCTTTCCGGGAGCGAAAATCTATCCGCCTGGCTCTAACCCACTGCCACCCTACGGATACGACGAATGGTTACCAGGGTCCGGGATTTATATGTGGCACAGCGATTTAACCCCCGAACCGTACAACCCTTCCGGTCCTCTGGGGCCACCAACCTATCCGCAGGAAGGCCACTAA